From a region of the Synechococcus sp. RS9916 genome:
- a CDS encoding DUF3119 family protein yields the protein MTSPKKGAVSISPSPRLPLLILVLGPALLPLPLHPWPTLINSLIALALVVQSYSLRLEFEERALIVWRGSQELRRFPYEDWISWRLFWDGFPTVLYFRERKSPHLIPVLFNASELREQLRTRVGNLEQNASGTDPS from the coding sequence ATGACATCCCCAAAGAAAGGCGCCGTCAGCATCAGCCCCAGCCCGCGGCTGCCGCTGCTGATCCTGGTGCTGGGCCCAGCGCTGCTGCCCTTGCCCCTCCATCCCTGGCCGACCCTGATCAACAGCCTGATCGCCCTGGCCCTGGTGGTGCAGAGCTACAGCCTGCGGTTGGAATTTGAAGAGCGGGCCCTGATCGTGTGGCGCGGCAGCCAGGAACTGCGCCGCTTCCCATACGAGGACTGGATCAGCTGGCGGTTGTTTTGGGATGGGTTCCCCACGGTGCTCTATTTCCGCGAGCGCAAAAGCCCCCATCTGATCCCGGTGCTGTTCAACGCCAGCGAGCTGCGTGAGCAATTACGCACACGAGTTGGCAATCTGGAACAGAACGCCTCCGGCACTGATCCGTCCTGA
- a CDS encoding DUF3086 domain-containing protein, with amino-acid sequence MADELQSTESSEATSNGSSANDASGNKASGNDASPGQAADTAPAEPAAPTPDSAVSTSEANSPQASTGTNPANSDDSQTKDWQTLATAELLERRSQLQQEIAELSQRKLQLETDLRQSFAGQSDAIARRVKGFQEYLGGALNDLAQSVESLELVVQPMVVQPSPLDQQAADPAGEASDASTPPAVADTFRPDEDLIRASLQRFLEQPDFYAGPWKLRRSLDSNDVGLLEDWFFNQGGRGAQASRGSRPRNVLVSAALISVIGELYGDQFQALVLAGQPERLGEWRRGLQDCLGLGREDFGPNSGIVLFDRADALVERADRLEERGEVPLILVDAAERAVDIPVLQFPLWLAFAAQPDELLIDEELL; translated from the coding sequence ATGGCTGACGAACTTCAAAGCACAGAGTCCAGCGAAGCCACCAGCAACGGCAGCAGCGCCAACGACGCCAGTGGCAATAAAGCCAGTGGCAACGACGCCAGCCCTGGGCAAGCGGCAGACACCGCTCCTGCTGAGCCAGCCGCGCCTACGCCTGACTCCGCTGTCAGCACCTCAGAGGCCAACAGCCCTCAAGCCAGCACTGGCACAAACCCTGCCAACAGCGATGACAGCCAGACCAAGGACTGGCAAACCCTGGCCACGGCTGAGCTGCTGGAACGCCGCAGCCAACTCCAACAGGAGATCGCCGAGCTAAGCCAACGCAAGCTGCAGCTGGAAACCGACCTGCGCCAGTCGTTTGCCGGGCAGTCGGATGCGATCGCACGGCGGGTGAAGGGGTTCCAGGAGTATCTCGGCGGTGCCCTCAATGACCTGGCCCAGTCGGTGGAAAGCCTGGAGCTGGTGGTGCAACCGATGGTGGTGCAACCGTCACCCCTCGATCAGCAAGCTGCAGACCCTGCCGGGGAGGCGAGCGATGCCAGCACTCCGCCAGCTGTTGCCGACACCTTCCGCCCCGATGAAGACCTGATCCGCGCCAGCCTGCAGCGGTTCCTGGAACAACCCGATTTCTACGCCGGGCCGTGGAAGCTGCGGCGCAGCCTCGACAGCAACGATGTGGGCCTGCTGGAGGACTGGTTTTTCAACCAAGGCGGGCGGGGGGCCCAGGCCAGCCGCGGCAGCCGCCCCCGCAACGTGTTGGTGAGCGCCGCCCTGATCTCGGTGATCGGCGAGCTCTACGGCGATCAGTTCCAGGCGTTGGTGCTGGCCGGGCAACCGGAACGGCTTGGGGAATGGCGCCGCGGGCTGCAGGACTGCCTCGGGCTCGGCCGGGAAGACTTCGGGCCCAACAGCGGCATCGTGCTGTTCGACCGCGCCGATGCCCTGGTGGAGCGGGCCGATCGCCTGGAAGAACGGGGCGAAGTGCCCCTGATCCTGGTGGATGCCGCCGAACGCGCCGTCGACATCCCCGTGCTTCAGTTCCCCCTCTGGCTGGCCTTTGCAGCCCAGCCGGATGAACTGCTGATCGACGAGGAGTTGCTCTGA
- the plsY gene encoding glycerol-3-phosphate 1-O-acyltransferase PlsY yields the protein MGLITALLLLAIGYLLGSIPSGYLAGRWCKGIDLRELGSGSTGATNVLRQVGKGPALVVFVIDVAKGAAAVLMAGSLLPGHDWIQVLAGLTALAGHIWPVWLGFKGGKAVATGLGMFLGLAWPVGLACFGIFLTTLTLFRIVSLSSVLAAISLPLLMAASTDGSAKVVVALVAMALVIWRHRSNLQRIVAGTEPKIGQKR from the coding sequence ATGGGTCTCATCACCGCCCTGCTGCTTCTAGCGATCGGCTACCTGCTCGGCTCCATCCCCAGCGGCTATCTGGCAGGGCGCTGGTGCAAGGGCATCGACCTGCGCGAGCTGGGCTCCGGCTCCACCGGCGCTACCAACGTGCTGCGCCAAGTGGGCAAAGGCCCGGCCCTGGTGGTGTTTGTGATCGATGTGGCCAAGGGTGCCGCTGCCGTGCTAATGGCCGGCAGCCTCTTGCCGGGCCATGACTGGATCCAAGTGCTGGCAGGCCTGACGGCCCTGGCCGGTCACATCTGGCCGGTGTGGCTGGGATTCAAGGGTGGTAAGGCAGTGGCCACCGGCCTGGGCATGTTTCTGGGGCTGGCCTGGCCCGTGGGCCTGGCCTGTTTCGGCATCTTCCTCACCACGCTGACCCTGTTCCGGATCGTGTCGCTCTCCAGCGTGCTTGCAGCCATCAGCCTGCCCCTGCTGATGGCTGCAAGCACCGACGGCTCCGCCAAAGTGGTGGTTGCATTGGTGGCGATGGCCTTGGTGATCTGGCGCCACCGCAGCAACCTGCAGCGAATCGTGGCCGGCACCGAACCCAAGATCGGCCAGAAGCGCTGA